In Antennarius striatus isolate MH-2024 chromosome 8, ASM4005453v1, whole genome shotgun sequence, a single window of DNA contains:
- the wiza gene encoding protein Wiz isoform X3, with protein sequence MGTDEQQDGQKRKGRQYCIVHGCKNEFYGVKGSGKTVHFHTLPLKRKTILRRWLAALNRHRPPANTESRICSEHFLEEDYVEKTSFESGRLVTSRTNKLKPDVVPSVFGSPSFELTPDRHRDAAGEQPTQTDGGHLKPPPCQQDISAVVPQSKPSSAVMDSEDTNDEVHVCQLCGCWYETRRGLSSHARAHLRQIGIPEGEIKGSPIDHLYQIMQDEDLKPISNKQPEEPPAKSPPGSSSKRPSSLSSSPASTPSKRSKTSTDCSCILCGEGFENRKGLASHARSHLNQLGVTDLLGKTSAIETVKELVSSGMLEAVHPSKPKCTSGAPAGPPPAAKDLCPAPNQSWTSFPSTSVNPSPAKSTPRPPGNKAPKAKKGFRLAVDPLQRKPKPEPEEVEVSVPDKRSGTNNNSPVQQSPPAAAALKSAGADVHSPPTVLCDFCGQLFDTRKALSCHARAHLRQLGLTWSIKTSPIDLLKEVMSQGADGRKESGSSRQTMWTPQSSRRAPESQSLDANPAPCTSPLDYSMKEKPTAAKSGASHGDTSCELCGFDFENRKALASHARAHLRQLGIVEWKADGATSPIELLSELIRKDPVKVAAITQRYRTGDLYIKKRAAASPSLSTDSDSVSIGSLKHSEHKIRREGLGPALFRQSHGHSQTAATHAEPHVRSPKGVHPPKHAVPSRQENQDSSYQQPSRSGSIPAMLPKPPLTPLVKLVGKIYSLKCRFCEEEFHGPLSVQERWIRHLQKHIMSLGYKGKASPPATPVAAPALVHPVAV encoded by the exons ATGGGGACAGACGAGCAGCAGGACGGACAAAAACGAAAAGGAAGGCAATACTGCATCGTTCATGGGTGTAAAAACGAGTTTTACGGTGTTAAAGGAAGTGGCAAAACCGTCCATTTCCACACACTTCCCCTGAAACGGAAAACAATCCTGCGGCGCTGGTTGGCAGCGCTGAACAGACACAGACCTCCAGCGAACACCGAGTCCAGGATTTGCAGTGAGCATTTTTTGGAGGAGGATTACGTAGAGAAGACGTCCTTTGAATCGGGCAGGCTAGTGACCAGCCGGACCAACAAACTCAAGCCCGACGTAGTTCCGTCTGTTTTCGGTTCCCCCTCCTTTGAACTGACCCCTGACCGCCATAGAGACGCGGCTGGAGAACAGCCCACCCAGACAGACGGGGGACATTTAAAACCCCCACCGTGTCAGCAG GACATCAGCGCTGTTGTTCCTCAAAGTAAACCCTCTTCCGCAGTCATGGATTCAGAAG ATACTAATGATGAGGTGCACGTTTGCCAACTTTGCGGCTGCTGGTATGAGACACGCAGAGGCTTATCCAGTCATGCCCGCGCCCATCTACGCCAAATTGGAATCCCTGAAGGCGAGATCAAGGGCAGCCCCATCGATCATCTGTACCAGATCATGCAGGACGAGGACCTTAAACCCATTAGCAACAAGCAACCGGAGGAGCCCCCCGCAAAAAGTCCTCCCGGCTCCTCCTCCAAACGTCCCTCCAGTCTGTCCTCGTCGCCGGCATCTACTCCTAGCAAGCGTTCAAAAACATCGACGGACTGCAGTTGTATTTTGTGCGGAGAGGGGTTTGAGAATCGAAAAGGCTTGGCCAGTCACGCTCGTTCTCACCTCAATCAGCTGGGAGTGACTGACCTGCTGGGGAAAACGTCCGCCATTGAAACTGTCAAAGAATTGGTTAGTAGCGGCATGCTAGAAGCCGTCCACCCGTCCAAACCAAAGTGTACAAGCGGTGCCCCAGCAGGACCGCCCCCAGCAGCCAAGGATCTCTGTCCAGCTCCGAACCAGTCGTGGACCTCTTTTCCCTCCACGTCTGTCAACCCGAGCCCTGCCAAGTCTACTCCTCGACCCCCTGGTAACAAAGCCCCAAAGGCTAAGAAAGGCTTCCGGCTAGCGGTGGACCCCCTCCAGAGGAAGCCCAAGCCAGAACCTGAGGAGGTTGAGGTGTCTGTTCCTGATAAACGATCTGGCACCAACAACAATTCTCCAGTGCAGCAGTCGCCTCCTGCTGCTGCGGCTCTAAAGTCTGCAGGTGCCG ATGTGCATTCACCACCAACTGTCCTCTGTGATTTCTGCGGTCAGCTGTTCGACACCCGTAAAGCCCTGTCGTGCCACGCCCGCGCCCATCTGCGCCAGCTCGGCCTCACGTGGTCGATCAAAACATCGCCCATCGATCTCCTCAAAGAGGTCATGAGTCAAGGTGCAGACGGCAGGAAAGAATCTGGCTCGTCGAGACAAACCATGTGGACCCCTCAAAGCTCCAGGAGAGCCCCAGAGAGCCAGTCGTTGGATGCCAATCCTGCACCCTGCACCTCGCCTCTAGATTATTCTATGAAGGAAAAACCTACTGCTGCCAAGAGCGGCGCGTCCCACGGAG ACACATCCTGTGAGCTTTGCGGCTTTGATTTTGAAAACCGTAAAGCGCTGGCCAGTCACGCCCGGGCCCACCTCAGACAGCTGGGAATCGTAGAGTGGAAGGCGGACGGAGCCACTTCACCCATTGAACTCCTCAGCGAGTTGATCCGTAAGGACCCGGTTAAGGTGGCGGCGATAACCCAACGTTATCGTACGGGAGACCTTTACATCAAGAAG AGAGCTGCTGCTTCACCCTCCCTGTCGACAGATTCAGATTCCGTCTCTATCGGCAGCCTGAAGCATTCAGAGCACAAGATACGCCGAGAGGGCTTGGGTCCCGCCTTGTTCAGGCAATCACATGGCCACTCTCAGACTGCTGCAACCCACGCCGAACCCCATGTTCGCTCCCCAAAGG gAGTCCATCCACCCAAACACGCAGTGCCTTCACGCCAGGAAAATCAGGACAGCAGCTACCAGCAGCCATCGCGGTCAGGAAGCATCCCTGCTATGCTGCCCAAGCCCCCACTCACCCCACTGGTCAAACTGGTGGGCAAAATCTACTCCCTCAAGTGCAG GTTCTGTGAGGAGGAGTTCCACGGACCTCTGTCGGTTCAGGAGCGATGGATCAGACACCTACAGAAACACATCATGTCGCTGGGCTACAAAGGCAAAGCTTCTCCGCCTGCCACACCGGTGGCCGCTCCGGCATTGGTCCATCCGGTCGCTGTCTAG
- the wiza gene encoding protein Wiz isoform X2, with protein MDSEATPQPVMCEVCGTYFETRKGLSSHARLHLRQLGVTLSESSGAPIDLLYQLIRDRDGSLPVLNAASSAAGPSSLKKASQQEASTSLEPEDSASYRAGGKALTSPQKVDYQGSPSRPKESAVSFPPSSPSGVRLVESRTSDNHQTPTKPLWAPLETDAPITLDTNDEVHVCQLCGCWYETRRGLSSHARAHLRQIGIPEGEIKGSPIDHLYQIMQDEDLKPISNKQPEEPPAKSPPGSSSKRPSSLSSSPASTPSKRSKTSTDCSCILCGEGFENRKGLASHARSHLNQLGVTDLLGKTSAIETVKELVSSGMLEAVHPSKPKCTSGAPAGPPPAAKDLCPAPNQSWTSFPSTSVNPSPAKSTPRPPGNKAPKAKKGFRLAVDPLQRKPKPEPEEVEVSVPDKRSGTNNNSPVQQSPPAAAALKSAGADVHSPPTVLCDFCGQLFDTRKALSCHARAHLRQLGLTWSIKTSPIDLLKEVMSQGADGRKESGSSRQTMWTPQSSRRAPESQSLDANPAPCTSPLDYSMKEKPTAAKSGASHGDTSCELCGFDFENRKALASHARAHLRQLGIVEWKADGATSPIELLSELIRKDPVKVAAITQRYRTGDLYIKKRAAASPSLSTDSDSVSIGSLKHSEHKIRREGLGPALFRQSHGHSQTAATHAEPHVRSPKGVHPPKHAVPSRQENQDSSYQQPSRSGSIPAMLPKPPLTPLVKLVGKIYSLKCRFCEEEFHGPLSVQERWIRHLQKHIMSLGYKGKASPPATPVAAPALVHPVAV; from the exons ATGGATTCAGAAG CCACTCCACAGCCTGTCATGTGTGAGGTCTGTGGAACATACTTTGAGACACGGAAAGGGCTCTCCAGCCACGCCCGCCTCCACCTAAGGCAGCTCGGAGTGACTCTGTCAGAGAGCAGTGGGGCTCCCATTGACCTCCTCTACCAGCTCATCAGAGACAGGGACGGTTCGCTGCCCGTTTTGAATGCTGCCTCCTCTGCAGCCGGGCCAAGCTCTCTCAAAAAGGCATCCCAGCAGGAGGCCAGCACATCCTTAGAACCGGAGGACAGCGCCTCCTACAGAGCAGGGGGTAAAGCCCTGACAAGTCCGCAGAAGGTGGATTATCAGGGGTCTCCATCCAGACCGAAAGAGTCGGCCGTCTCGTTTCCCCCCTCGTCTCCCTCTGGTGTGAGGCTGGTTGAGTCTAGAACAAGTGACAATCACCAAACCCCAACTAAACCGCTTTGGGCGCCACTTGAAACAGACGCCCCCATCACGTTAG ATACTAATGATGAGGTGCACGTTTGCCAACTTTGCGGCTGCTGGTATGAGACACGCAGAGGCTTATCCAGTCATGCCCGCGCCCATCTACGCCAAATTGGAATCCCTGAAGGCGAGATCAAGGGCAGCCCCATCGATCATCTGTACCAGATCATGCAGGACGAGGACCTTAAACCCATTAGCAACAAGCAACCGGAGGAGCCCCCCGCAAAAAGTCCTCCCGGCTCCTCCTCCAAACGTCCCTCCAGTCTGTCCTCGTCGCCGGCATCTACTCCTAGCAAGCGTTCAAAAACATCGACGGACTGCAGTTGTATTTTGTGCGGAGAGGGGTTTGAGAATCGAAAAGGCTTGGCCAGTCACGCTCGTTCTCACCTCAATCAGCTGGGAGTGACTGACCTGCTGGGGAAAACGTCCGCCATTGAAACTGTCAAAGAATTGGTTAGTAGCGGCATGCTAGAAGCCGTCCACCCGTCCAAACCAAAGTGTACAAGCGGTGCCCCAGCAGGACCGCCCCCAGCAGCCAAGGATCTCTGTCCAGCTCCGAACCAGTCGTGGACCTCTTTTCCCTCCACGTCTGTCAACCCGAGCCCTGCCAAGTCTACTCCTCGACCCCCTGGTAACAAAGCCCCAAAGGCTAAGAAAGGCTTCCGGCTAGCGGTGGACCCCCTCCAGAGGAAGCCCAAGCCAGAACCTGAGGAGGTTGAGGTGTCTGTTCCTGATAAACGATCTGGCACCAACAACAATTCTCCAGTGCAGCAGTCGCCTCCTGCTGCTGCGGCTCTAAAGTCTGCAGGTGCCG ATGTGCATTCACCACCAACTGTCCTCTGTGATTTCTGCGGTCAGCTGTTCGACACCCGTAAAGCCCTGTCGTGCCACGCCCGCGCCCATCTGCGCCAGCTCGGCCTCACGTGGTCGATCAAAACATCGCCCATCGATCTCCTCAAAGAGGTCATGAGTCAAGGTGCAGACGGCAGGAAAGAATCTGGCTCGTCGAGACAAACCATGTGGACCCCTCAAAGCTCCAGGAGAGCCCCAGAGAGCCAGTCGTTGGATGCCAATCCTGCACCCTGCACCTCGCCTCTAGATTATTCTATGAAGGAAAAACCTACTGCTGCCAAGAGCGGCGCGTCCCACGGAG ACACATCCTGTGAGCTTTGCGGCTTTGATTTTGAAAACCGTAAAGCGCTGGCCAGTCACGCCCGGGCCCACCTCAGACAGCTGGGAATCGTAGAGTGGAAGGCGGACGGAGCCACTTCACCCATTGAACTCCTCAGCGAGTTGATCCGTAAGGACCCGGTTAAGGTGGCGGCGATAACCCAACGTTATCGTACGGGAGACCTTTACATCAAGAAG AGAGCTGCTGCTTCACCCTCCCTGTCGACAGATTCAGATTCCGTCTCTATCGGCAGCCTGAAGCATTCAGAGCACAAGATACGCCGAGAGGGCTTGGGTCCCGCCTTGTTCAGGCAATCACATGGCCACTCTCAGACTGCTGCAACCCACGCCGAACCCCATGTTCGCTCCCCAAAGG gAGTCCATCCACCCAAACACGCAGTGCCTTCACGCCAGGAAAATCAGGACAGCAGCTACCAGCAGCCATCGCGGTCAGGAAGCATCCCTGCTATGCTGCCCAAGCCCCCACTCACCCCACTGGTCAAACTGGTGGGCAAAATCTACTCCCTCAAGTGCAG GTTCTGTGAGGAGGAGTTCCACGGACCTCTGTCGGTTCAGGAGCGATGGATCAGACACCTACAGAAACACATCATGTCGCTGGGCTACAAAGGCAAAGCTTCTCCGCCTGCCACACCGGTGGCCGCTCCGGCATTGGTCCATCCGGTCGCTGTCTAG
- the wiza gene encoding protein Wiz isoform X1 produces MGTDEQQDGQKRKGRQYCIVHGCKNEFYGVKGSGKTVHFHTLPLKRKTILRRWLAALNRHRPPANTESRICSEHFLEEDYVEKTSFESGRLVTSRTNKLKPDVVPSVFGSPSFELTPDRHRDAAGEQPTQTDGGHLKPPPCQQDISAVVPQSKPSSAVMDSEATPQPVMCEVCGTYFETRKGLSSHARLHLRQLGVTLSESSGAPIDLLYQLIRDRDGSLPVLNAASSAAGPSSLKKASQQEASTSLEPEDSASYRAGGKALTSPQKVDYQGSPSRPKESAVSFPPSSPSGVRLVESRTSDNHQTPTKPLWAPLETDAPITLDTNDEVHVCQLCGCWYETRRGLSSHARAHLRQIGIPEGEIKGSPIDHLYQIMQDEDLKPISNKQPEEPPAKSPPGSSSKRPSSLSSSPASTPSKRSKTSTDCSCILCGEGFENRKGLASHARSHLNQLGVTDLLGKTSAIETVKELVSSGMLEAVHPSKPKCTSGAPAGPPPAAKDLCPAPNQSWTSFPSTSVNPSPAKSTPRPPGNKAPKAKKGFRLAVDPLQRKPKPEPEEVEVSVPDKRSGTNNNSPVQQSPPAAAALKSAGADVHSPPTVLCDFCGQLFDTRKALSCHARAHLRQLGLTWSIKTSPIDLLKEVMSQGADGRKESGSSRQTMWTPQSSRRAPESQSLDANPAPCTSPLDYSMKEKPTAAKSGASHGDTSCELCGFDFENRKALASHARAHLRQLGIVEWKADGATSPIELLSELIRKDPVKVAAITQRYRTGDLYIKKRAAASPSLSTDSDSVSIGSLKHSEHKIRREGLGPALFRQSHGHSQTAATHAEPHVRSPKGVHPPKHAVPSRQENQDSSYQQPSRSGSIPAMLPKPPLTPLVKLVGKIYSLKCRFCEEEFHGPLSVQERWIRHLQKHIMSLGYKGKASPPATPVAAPALVHPVAV; encoded by the exons ATGGGGACAGACGAGCAGCAGGACGGACAAAAACGAAAAGGAAGGCAATACTGCATCGTTCATGGGTGTAAAAACGAGTTTTACGGTGTTAAAGGAAGTGGCAAAACCGTCCATTTCCACACACTTCCCCTGAAACGGAAAACAATCCTGCGGCGCTGGTTGGCAGCGCTGAACAGACACAGACCTCCAGCGAACACCGAGTCCAGGATTTGCAGTGAGCATTTTTTGGAGGAGGATTACGTAGAGAAGACGTCCTTTGAATCGGGCAGGCTAGTGACCAGCCGGACCAACAAACTCAAGCCCGACGTAGTTCCGTCTGTTTTCGGTTCCCCCTCCTTTGAACTGACCCCTGACCGCCATAGAGACGCGGCTGGAGAACAGCCCACCCAGACAGACGGGGGACATTTAAAACCCCCACCGTGTCAGCAG GACATCAGCGCTGTTGTTCCTCAAAGTAAACCCTCTTCCGCAGTCATGGATTCAGAAG CCACTCCACAGCCTGTCATGTGTGAGGTCTGTGGAACATACTTTGAGACACGGAAAGGGCTCTCCAGCCACGCCCGCCTCCACCTAAGGCAGCTCGGAGTGACTCTGTCAGAGAGCAGTGGGGCTCCCATTGACCTCCTCTACCAGCTCATCAGAGACAGGGACGGTTCGCTGCCCGTTTTGAATGCTGCCTCCTCTGCAGCCGGGCCAAGCTCTCTCAAAAAGGCATCCCAGCAGGAGGCCAGCACATCCTTAGAACCGGAGGACAGCGCCTCCTACAGAGCAGGGGGTAAAGCCCTGACAAGTCCGCAGAAGGTGGATTATCAGGGGTCTCCATCCAGACCGAAAGAGTCGGCCGTCTCGTTTCCCCCCTCGTCTCCCTCTGGTGTGAGGCTGGTTGAGTCTAGAACAAGTGACAATCACCAAACCCCAACTAAACCGCTTTGGGCGCCACTTGAAACAGACGCCCCCATCACGTTAG ATACTAATGATGAGGTGCACGTTTGCCAACTTTGCGGCTGCTGGTATGAGACACGCAGAGGCTTATCCAGTCATGCCCGCGCCCATCTACGCCAAATTGGAATCCCTGAAGGCGAGATCAAGGGCAGCCCCATCGATCATCTGTACCAGATCATGCAGGACGAGGACCTTAAACCCATTAGCAACAAGCAACCGGAGGAGCCCCCCGCAAAAAGTCCTCCCGGCTCCTCCTCCAAACGTCCCTCCAGTCTGTCCTCGTCGCCGGCATCTACTCCTAGCAAGCGTTCAAAAACATCGACGGACTGCAGTTGTATTTTGTGCGGAGAGGGGTTTGAGAATCGAAAAGGCTTGGCCAGTCACGCTCGTTCTCACCTCAATCAGCTGGGAGTGACTGACCTGCTGGGGAAAACGTCCGCCATTGAAACTGTCAAAGAATTGGTTAGTAGCGGCATGCTAGAAGCCGTCCACCCGTCCAAACCAAAGTGTACAAGCGGTGCCCCAGCAGGACCGCCCCCAGCAGCCAAGGATCTCTGTCCAGCTCCGAACCAGTCGTGGACCTCTTTTCCCTCCACGTCTGTCAACCCGAGCCCTGCCAAGTCTACTCCTCGACCCCCTGGTAACAAAGCCCCAAAGGCTAAGAAAGGCTTCCGGCTAGCGGTGGACCCCCTCCAGAGGAAGCCCAAGCCAGAACCTGAGGAGGTTGAGGTGTCTGTTCCTGATAAACGATCTGGCACCAACAACAATTCTCCAGTGCAGCAGTCGCCTCCTGCTGCTGCGGCTCTAAAGTCTGCAGGTGCCG ATGTGCATTCACCACCAACTGTCCTCTGTGATTTCTGCGGTCAGCTGTTCGACACCCGTAAAGCCCTGTCGTGCCACGCCCGCGCCCATCTGCGCCAGCTCGGCCTCACGTGGTCGATCAAAACATCGCCCATCGATCTCCTCAAAGAGGTCATGAGTCAAGGTGCAGACGGCAGGAAAGAATCTGGCTCGTCGAGACAAACCATGTGGACCCCTCAAAGCTCCAGGAGAGCCCCAGAGAGCCAGTCGTTGGATGCCAATCCTGCACCCTGCACCTCGCCTCTAGATTATTCTATGAAGGAAAAACCTACTGCTGCCAAGAGCGGCGCGTCCCACGGAG ACACATCCTGTGAGCTTTGCGGCTTTGATTTTGAAAACCGTAAAGCGCTGGCCAGTCACGCCCGGGCCCACCTCAGACAGCTGGGAATCGTAGAGTGGAAGGCGGACGGAGCCACTTCACCCATTGAACTCCTCAGCGAGTTGATCCGTAAGGACCCGGTTAAGGTGGCGGCGATAACCCAACGTTATCGTACGGGAGACCTTTACATCAAGAAG AGAGCTGCTGCTTCACCCTCCCTGTCGACAGATTCAGATTCCGTCTCTATCGGCAGCCTGAAGCATTCAGAGCACAAGATACGCCGAGAGGGCTTGGGTCCCGCCTTGTTCAGGCAATCACATGGCCACTCTCAGACTGCTGCAACCCACGCCGAACCCCATGTTCGCTCCCCAAAGG gAGTCCATCCACCCAAACACGCAGTGCCTTCACGCCAGGAAAATCAGGACAGCAGCTACCAGCAGCCATCGCGGTCAGGAAGCATCCCTGCTATGCTGCCCAAGCCCCCACTCACCCCACTGGTCAAACTGGTGGGCAAAATCTACTCCCTCAAGTGCAG GTTCTGTGAGGAGGAGTTCCACGGACCTCTGTCGGTTCAGGAGCGATGGATCAGACACCTACAGAAACACATCATGTCGCTGGGCTACAAAGGCAAAGCTTCTCCGCCTGCCACACCGGTGGCCGCTCCGGCATTGGTCCATCCGGTCGCTGTCTAG
- the wiza gene encoding protein Wiz isoform X5, producing MDSEDTNDEVHVCQLCGCWYETRRGLSSHARAHLRQIGIPEGEIKGSPIDHLYQIMQDEDLKPISNKQPEEPPAKSPPGSSSKRPSSLSSSPASTPSKRSKTSTDCSCILCGEGFENRKGLASHARSHLNQLGVTDLLGKTSAIETVKELVSSGMLEAVHPSKPKCTSGAPAGPPPAAKDLCPAPNQSWTSFPSTSVNPSPAKSTPRPPGNKAPKAKKGFRLAVDPLQRKPKPEPEEVEVSVPDKRSGTNNNSPVQQSPPAAAALKSAGADVHSPPTVLCDFCGQLFDTRKALSCHARAHLRQLGLTWSIKTSPIDLLKEVMSQGADGRKESGSSRQTMWTPQSSRRAPESQSLDANPAPCTSPLDYSMKEKPTAAKSGASHGDTSCELCGFDFENRKALASHARAHLRQLGIVEWKADGATSPIELLSELIRKDPVKVAAITQRYRTGDLYIKKRAAASPSLSTDSDSVSIGSLKHSEHKIRREGLGPALFRQSHGHSQTAATHAEPHVRSPKGVHPPKHAVPSRQENQDSSYQQPSRSGSIPAMLPKPPLTPLVKLVGKIYSLKCRFCEEEFHGPLSVQERWIRHLQKHIMSLGYKGKASPPATPVAAPALVHPVAV from the exons ATGGATTCAGAAG ATACTAATGATGAGGTGCACGTTTGCCAACTTTGCGGCTGCTGGTATGAGACACGCAGAGGCTTATCCAGTCATGCCCGCGCCCATCTACGCCAAATTGGAATCCCTGAAGGCGAGATCAAGGGCAGCCCCATCGATCATCTGTACCAGATCATGCAGGACGAGGACCTTAAACCCATTAGCAACAAGCAACCGGAGGAGCCCCCCGCAAAAAGTCCTCCCGGCTCCTCCTCCAAACGTCCCTCCAGTCTGTCCTCGTCGCCGGCATCTACTCCTAGCAAGCGTTCAAAAACATCGACGGACTGCAGTTGTATTTTGTGCGGAGAGGGGTTTGAGAATCGAAAAGGCTTGGCCAGTCACGCTCGTTCTCACCTCAATCAGCTGGGAGTGACTGACCTGCTGGGGAAAACGTCCGCCATTGAAACTGTCAAAGAATTGGTTAGTAGCGGCATGCTAGAAGCCGTCCACCCGTCCAAACCAAAGTGTACAAGCGGTGCCCCAGCAGGACCGCCCCCAGCAGCCAAGGATCTCTGTCCAGCTCCGAACCAGTCGTGGACCTCTTTTCCCTCCACGTCTGTCAACCCGAGCCCTGCCAAGTCTACTCCTCGACCCCCTGGTAACAAAGCCCCAAAGGCTAAGAAAGGCTTCCGGCTAGCGGTGGACCCCCTCCAGAGGAAGCCCAAGCCAGAACCTGAGGAGGTTGAGGTGTCTGTTCCTGATAAACGATCTGGCACCAACAACAATTCTCCAGTGCAGCAGTCGCCTCCTGCTGCTGCGGCTCTAAAGTCTGCAGGTGCCG ATGTGCATTCACCACCAACTGTCCTCTGTGATTTCTGCGGTCAGCTGTTCGACACCCGTAAAGCCCTGTCGTGCCACGCCCGCGCCCATCTGCGCCAGCTCGGCCTCACGTGGTCGATCAAAACATCGCCCATCGATCTCCTCAAAGAGGTCATGAGTCAAGGTGCAGACGGCAGGAAAGAATCTGGCTCGTCGAGACAAACCATGTGGACCCCTCAAAGCTCCAGGAGAGCCCCAGAGAGCCAGTCGTTGGATGCCAATCCTGCACCCTGCACCTCGCCTCTAGATTATTCTATGAAGGAAAAACCTACTGCTGCCAAGAGCGGCGCGTCCCACGGAG ACACATCCTGTGAGCTTTGCGGCTTTGATTTTGAAAACCGTAAAGCGCTGGCCAGTCACGCCCGGGCCCACCTCAGACAGCTGGGAATCGTAGAGTGGAAGGCGGACGGAGCCACTTCACCCATTGAACTCCTCAGCGAGTTGATCCGTAAGGACCCGGTTAAGGTGGCGGCGATAACCCAACGTTATCGTACGGGAGACCTTTACATCAAGAAG AGAGCTGCTGCTTCACCCTCCCTGTCGACAGATTCAGATTCCGTCTCTATCGGCAGCCTGAAGCATTCAGAGCACAAGATACGCCGAGAGGGCTTGGGTCCCGCCTTGTTCAGGCAATCACATGGCCACTCTCAGACTGCTGCAACCCACGCCGAACCCCATGTTCGCTCCCCAAAGG gAGTCCATCCACCCAAACACGCAGTGCCTTCACGCCAGGAAAATCAGGACAGCAGCTACCAGCAGCCATCGCGGTCAGGAAGCATCCCTGCTATGCTGCCCAAGCCCCCACTCACCCCACTGGTCAAACTGGTGGGCAAAATCTACTCCCTCAAGTGCAG GTTCTGTGAGGAGGAGTTCCACGGACCTCTGTCGGTTCAGGAGCGATGGATCAGACACCTACAGAAACACATCATGTCGCTGGGCTACAAAGGCAAAGCTTCTCCGCCTGCCACACCGGTGGCCGCTCCGGCATTGGTCCATCCGGTCGCTGTCTAG